In Isosphaera pallida ATCC 43644, the sequence GGGTGGTCAAAACCGAAACAAAGTCGAAACCGCGATCGTGCTGGTTCATCGCCCCACCGGGATCAAGGTCGAGGCGAACGAACGACGCCGCCAAGGAGAAAACCTCCAGGTGGCGCTGTTTCGGCTCCGCATCGCCCTGGCCCTCGCTGTGCGGTTGCCACGCGACCTCGCCCAGGGGCCCTCAGCGCTGTGGCGTGGCCGCTGTCGCCAGGGACGACTTCAAATCAACCCTACCCACAACGACTTCCCCGCGCTGCTGGCCGAGGCGTTGGATGTCCTCCAGCTTCACCAGGACAATCCCGCCGCCGCCGCCCAATTTCTGGGCTGTACAACCTCACAGTTCGTGAAATTCCTCAAGCTCGAACCCCGCGCGTTCGTTGCATTCAACCAACGTCGCGCCACCATCGGCAGTCCACCATTACGATCGTTGGAAATCACCCCCAAGCGCGTCGATACTACGGAAGCGGGGTGATTTGGGAAATCGGCGCGGATGAGTCCGCCCACCTTCCAACTCCGTGTCATGATGGATTGGGAAGGAGACCTCGTCTGCGGTTTCCAGTGAAACTGGGTTGACTGCGGTTCATGTACTATGCTTGATTGAGTGGATGCAGCCGCTCACCGATCATGGATCGAGGTCCAACGGTTGAAGCGTTTCCAGGATGGGGTGAGTTGGGGGATCGGGCCCGAGTGGGGTTGGTCCAGGTCGGTTTCATGCGGGGTGTTGGGGTCATCAATGATGCGTCGCCTGAATACGCTGAATCGCCGTCGTCGGGGACTCCGCAACGTCACGCGGCCGACGTTGGAGTCGATGGAGGTTCGTCAGTTGTTGACGGTGTTCACCGTCACCAGCCAGTATGATTTGCCGGACGACCCCAACGACGGTTTCTTGACGCTCCGAGAAGCCATTCAACTGAGCAACGCGAACGTCTCGACCACCCCGGATACGATCCGGTTCAACATCGCCACCTCGCAGCCGGTTCAGGTGGGCAGCGCGGCGGCCGCGGCGTTGCCGACCGCTCCCCGGAGCTTGACGATTGCTTCGGATAACTTCATCTACTTCACCACCTTCGACAATCGGATTGGCCGCTCCAACCTGACTGGCACGATCAACCAGTTCTTCAACGTGCCCGGCCTGCCCGCCGACGCGGAACTCAACGAAATCCGCGCGGTCGGCGACCAAGTGTTTTTCTCGGTCGCGGGATCGGGTCAGCCTCTGGGCCGAATCGCTAACCTTGCCGCCCCCGCACCCACGCTGGTGAACCTGGGACCGGCGGCGCTGGGCGGCTCAGTGACGCTTGACATTGATCCTCAACGCGGGTTGCTCTGGCTGGCGCGGGGCGACCAGGTGTTGAGAGTCTCCGATCTCGCCGCGCCGGGACCGGGCAACACCACGGTCATCAACTTGCCGCCAGGCACCTTGGGCGATCCAAACCTGAACATCGACCCGGTGGTCGGCTTCCCCGGCGCAAATATTCAGGATGTGGCGGTGGGTGAGGATGGTCGGTTGTGGTTCACCGACGCGGGAACGGATTTCAACTCCGAGGGATCGTTCAATCGCTTGGGCTGGATTAACCCCAACGGCACGGTGGTCGAGCCCGATTTGATCATCAACCTCGACAACCCGGATGCGGGGCTTTTCTTGCGGCCCGGTCAGATCACGCGGGGTCCGGCTGGTTTCCCGCCCACAATGTGGTTCACCCTGTTCAGTTCCGATCAAGGAGCGCAAATTGGTCGAGTCCAGACCATTAGCGCTGCCGTGACTCGCCAAAACGTGAGGGTGCCGAGCGACCCAGCCGGCGCAAACCTCACGCTCAACGATCTCATCATTGGCTCGGACAGCAACTTGTATGTCACCGTCGGCGGCAACGTACCAAGCATCCGACGGATCGGGACCGGTTTCGACACCGATCCGGTCAACCCGGTCCCAGCCGGACA encodes:
- a CDS encoding peptide chain release factor family protein — encoded protein: MSDSSTIHPAQWDAASLQRQCDTTRTRRSGPGGQNRNKVETAIVLVHRPTGIKVEANERRRQGENLQVALFRLRIALALAVRLPRDLAQGPSALWRGRCRQGRLQINPTHNDFPALLAEALDVLQLHQDNPAAAAQFLGCTTSQFVKFLKLEPRAFVAFNQRRATIGSPPLRSLEITPKRVDTTEAG